Below is a genomic region from Medicago truncatula cultivar Jemalong A17 chromosome 3, MtrunA17r5.0-ANR, whole genome shotgun sequence.
AAAGGTGTGAATTCGGTCGCCGCTTCCACGATCTTGCGATTTACCTCTGCGCGCCGGCCTCTCCAACTTTTTTTGTACCGCGCTGGCACGGTTGAAGGAGAAGATCGCATGATATCATATGATCTCATGATCTACAGTGCGCGTTTAACAACCATGTCGTGGGATCTGTTTGGAGATTTCAGTGATAATGGAATATCATTGGAATTGAAAGGGATGGTATGGGGCAAAGAAATGGGGAAGATGGGAGGAGAAAAGGTGTGATGTTTTATACCAAGAACCTTATACCAATTCTGCTCCAATGCAGGAGCAGCACTAAGAATAGGAAGAATGTATGTAAAGAATGTAAATTCCCTGGTTATTCGCAAGATCTAGGTCACTCCATTCTCTCCTTCCTATTACTAAGTTAGTAGATCTATCATTTTGAATTGAATAACTAAAGTTTTTAGGCTGAAATCACAAATGAAAAGTTTTTTGTAAGTGTAAATGAAAAGTTCAAGAAAGTGAGTTTGTGAGGGAAAAGGGTAAATTCTTCTCATTCCACCTTCCACCATAAATGTTTTAACTTTCAGTTGGTTTCTATCACTCTCCTCCCTCTTTCCAGGGTAAACCCCCTGCGTTCCTAACCATTGTACTGGAGGGTGCTGGATAGCGGTGAAGATGAAGGGTATTGTGTTTGAGGGTTCCTGGTGATGGTGGTGATAGTGATGAGGGAAGGGTGCCAGTTTGAGGCAGTGACAGCTGTGGTGGTGGACGCTGGATGGTGTGATATCAATGGAGGAGAGTGACCCATGACATGGTGGAGAGTGGAGCCATGGTAGGTGCCACACAGTGCTGGTTATAAAGGGTGCTGTGAGGTGGAGGGTGACAAGCAGTGATGAGTGGTGACAGTGTCCCATTGTGGAAAGTGTCGGGGGTGGAGGGGGCCACATTTTGGCGACAATGGTGGTGGAGGGTGTCGAGCACTGATGGTCACTTACGGAAATAATGAAGTTCACCAACTTTTTGAAACTGAAATTCATAAACATTACTGAAAatggttttttatattttagaacggATTTAGTATCAAACTTTTCTTGTCAGGTTTTCATCATAATTTGTCAGGCTTAATGTAATTTCATGGAAGATATTTGACCAAATAAacttatcactttttttttttaattagaattaaactagaataaatccaaaaaaataaaaaaataaaaacttagcAATTATAACAGTTTAATCATTTTTGGGGCTGGTTTATTTGAGTCATTGGTTACAAAATACATTTCTTGTTATATCCCATGTTGATTTGAGGTACCAAATAGAAGAATTGAATGATGTTACAACACTACCTTCACCACTCTTCCCTTAAATAATTCCACAATATGTACAAATGAAAATTTGTGGATTTGAGAGTTTGGTAGTATAAGAGAAGGAACTCAGAATCAGTTTAGTTAGGCTTAGTTAGTTTAGAGCTAGCTAGTTGAGGGATGGCAGCTGTATACAGCTGGCACTCAACTGCTGTTAAATTACTGACATCTGTCAGTCATCCATAGATCAATCTGCTATAGCAGTTAAGTCATCAAACTACTATATATGCTTGTTTGTTACTGAATCTgtttaatcaatgaaaaacagTTTTCAGATCAAAAGTTAGTTAAGAAATTCTGTATGAATTCTCTCTGAAATTTACAGGTAGTTTGAAATTTCCTGAATGACTTGTAGTTTATGGACATTTAATAGGATTTGAGGCCAATCTTCAATTTGTCTGCTTTTGGCAGATTTATCTgttcttatttattttgatgtgTAGTGATTGGTAGTTTGGTACTGGATGCTCCATGTTCATACACATTTTGTATCTCAAATATGTCTTCAGTTGTCTGTGTTGCCTTATGGTACTCCTAAACATCACTTAAAATAATCTATATTTTCTGTCTTTTTTCAGGCCATTTTGGGCGGAACCATTCAGGTCCCAACTCTTACTGGGGATGTTGTTCTCAAGGTTTGTGGTGTTATTGCAGTATAAATTTTACCACATTTTGGTCTTAGTAACCGATGAAAGTTTAAATGGGGTGTCTTGTTTCGCAGGTGCGTCCTGGAACACAACACGGTCAGAAGGTGGTTCTGAAACAGAAAGGTGAGCAAGTTGATATTGTTTATGGATGATAATTTGGGAGACATTTTGAAGTTAGTTTGAGATTATCTTCTTACTATCATTAACTTGCTTGTCATCCTCTTAACAGGGATCAAGACCAAAAAGTATAACTCATTAGGCAATCAATACGTTCATTTTAACGTCAGCATCCCAGTGTGAGTGTTAGATTTGATGTCATTATTCTATGTGGTTTACACAACTAGAAAACAGTATTTACCGAAGCGCGAAAGCCCTTTGAACCGACAAAAACCTGTTGGAAAACATCCCTTCTGACAGAAAGGAACTAATTGAAAACCATTTCTGGAGGAAGAGTGCCTGGGAAATTACTTCAAATGGAAAAGACTGAAGTATAAAGCATTTTgctaaaaatacaacttttgtAATTTCCGATTGCTTTGTTGTTGGTTCAAAAGGTCTTCTGCACGTCTATTTAATGTTGTGCATTCTGATGGACAAACCCttcagaaacaaaaaaatgatttcCTACAGCCTTGATGTCGGAGATGAATTAGTAAGTTTCAGCCGGCACTGAAGGAAATTCCCGTCGAAACGTGTAAAAATTTCGACGGGTCTGGGCTGTCGATACAAATGTGCAGGAAATAGTTGTTTTTCTTGCAGTACTCATATGTATGATACTTCTGTATGCTTGATATTTAAATGTTTGTTTCTCTGTATCGTTCCAGAAACCTGACAGATAGACAGCGGGAATTGATTGAAGAGTTTCAGAAAGAAGAGCAATATGAATCTTCCGATAAAGGAAAAGCTGCTTCGGCTTCTGGTTGAAAACATCTTGGAGTATGCAATCGGCAAACAATTACAATCAATTTGTGGTCAACCGGGCAAGAAACCGCCGCCTGCTATTGAAGTTTTGTAGaagtattaaattatttttttcttttcatttttgccCCTCCACTTTTGAGTATATGTAATATTATCTCGTCATAAGAGATACTCACTAATTCTCAATTAATTTATAAGGTTAGAAGACAGTCCTTCATGCACCTGATGCAGTATCCTAGTCTGTGTTGTATATAATATTCATTAACATAAAGGGGTGCAAGTCATGAATTGACATTCTTTTTGCTTTTATCATAAGTGGAGGAACCTTGATAAATTATATTGGATCATGATGGACAAACTAGTTGACAATTTCTGCATCAATACAGAAagatcatatatttatattttcttgatTAGTATAATGATGTTCTTTTGGACTGGTGATGAATATTTGGATCAGTGTAGTGACTATATCacgtgaagaaaaaaaattggcatCAATATTGAATattcacttttgccatttttattATGAAACCTTACCATTTGAAATAACATTTTGACACTGAAATTTGTTTCTAATTTGTTATTCAACTAATTGAAAGTTATTTGCATTAGTTTCATATATAGAATATTTCGAATGTCAATATCGGTCCTTATTGTTTAAGTTTTAACATAATTTGACATATGAAGGTTAAGTTGCATGTATCTAACCATAAACTGGCGAGTTTTAACATAACTTGTTTAATAGAGCAATCAATCATTTTATtactttaaattataatttaccTTCTTCTGGTAATCTTATAAGACAAAGTTCGAATCCGAAACCTCTTTGGATAACACGAAGAGTTTGAATTTAAAACCTTCGAATTCAAGACATGTTTCAACCACTAGATGAAACTATTGAAATTAACTTAGCACTTGTTTGATTGTGCGTTTTCACCACAATTTCTAAAAGCTACACATTCAAGCTTCTTGCCTAACGTGCGGCCACGTTCAACCAAACGTGAGAACAAACACGTACGTAGTGGTTGCTTTGTTATtatgataaaaacacacatatatCACCATATATGATTGAAATATCTATCGAAtcataaagtaaaaaaattgacatttttgaaaaattattttcttacgTTTTATTACTTCAGAACTATTGAAAACTAAGAACAATCAGCAGAACCTAAAACAGACTTAAAACATAATCCCATGATTATTGGAACGTTATTTTTGGAACCAGTACATAAATTACGCCTAAAATAAACGCTTATTTCTAATGGCATTCCAACTTCATGCTCTTCAACTTCACTTCATCACATGATTTCACCTGCATATAAAGAGATAAAGAAAATTAATCTTACTTTCACTTGCTAATAATTACAAATTTCATATTCATGTTAGGAAACTTTTTTGATTCACACACAAATACATTACTATATATGTCATGTCATAATCATGAAGTCCAGAAATTTATTATAAGTCGTATTTTACACATTTAAGTTGGGACACTAGAAGCTACTCCTTCCGTATTttattataagtcgttttattTTCCAATATTTGTTGTATAtggaaaaaaagtttaaaacttGTTAtattcacaattcacaatttaGTGTTAACATTTAAAAGAACCATTTTTCAAAGTAAACAAATATAGAAGAGAGGGGATAGAGAGAAACAAGAAACACACAAGGATCAAAGCTTGTAGCACACTTGTCTGGAAGTTGAGAAGCCATGTTACGATCAACACCAGAAATTGGAGGACCATTAACAAGAACACACAAACATGGTTGCCCTAAAGCCCTAAGGGCATTACAACAAGAATCATTGGGTGGAATTGGACTAAAAGGAGCAACTGCTCCCCTACAAGGAATGAGTTGCACAAGTGATGAGAAAAATGTGCTTGAGCAAGGACTGCTTTGAACTTGTGACACCAATGTTaccatgattaaaaaaaaacctagtaAGGACATAGTCTTATAGCTAATAAAAAACttcattttaattgatttgaaatgtTGTGTTTTCCAATTAACACTTTTTTACTATAATAGTTATGCTTGTAGAGTTACTATggtttgtatttatatatacatgTGCATATGCTCATGTCATAAGGTATGGATACCATGTTCTAACAAAAAGGGTCATTGTGATTATGCTTATTTTCATCAGAGACGTCACCATCAATGCGATTGGTACTCTATGGTCACAGTTAGAAGATTCGAAGTTCATGATTTCTCCCAATATTTGTgaagtttttatttaaataaaatattgtaatacatttttttttagaggaacatGTTGTAATACATAGTAAGGTGTgtgtaattgattaattatgatctcatagggtttttttttttttaaattagatttGTACAATCTGAGTTTCGTTAATTTAATCACAAGGAGATggtttttttcataaattagtaAAATGTAAGGTGGAATGTCGATGTGGGACAATATGACAAAAACTGGAATTTGTGTCTCTTATTAAATTATATCAGAACTTTTTGTCACAAGTAAATGAGACATGACAAAAACTGAAATTCTTGTTCCTAACTAAACTacatcacaactttttgtcaCAAGTACaaattgtctaaaataccaaaataatctTTTGtccaccaaacatcatatatgaCAAAATTGTTCAAAGTACTTGCATTTGTTCATATCAAATATGTTGTGTTGTGCTGCCTTGTGATGTGTTGTTTTGTCTTATGACGTTCTATCAAGTACTTACCTTTTAACAGATAAACATGTCCCAAACGATTTAGATTTGTGATTGTAACCACGCAAAAATTATTCTAATGTAAGACATATTCAACACTCAACATTGTATAAAATTAGCAAACTTAAGCATCATTTAGTAGATCAAAACATCagtctttttttaaattaaaaacattccATCTTTTTAGGGAAAAATATTCCATTTTATTGTACTCAATAAGatcagaaaaaatatattttcaaaaaaatattagaaaaattgtagaattatttACCTTGGACAACCATTTATGTAGTTGAACTAGATGATATTATATATCTAATTTTCACCAAAAATGATTTATACTTTGTTTAATACTAGTATACTAATACTAgtagtattttttataaagaatcTAATAGTTAGACTTATATCCATTGGTTACAAAAATAAGCGTTTTCAATGCCTAGTCATCAATGTGTGGATATAGCAAAGCAAACAATTGACATGCCAATGTAGTAAATGTCATACTGTCATTTtctttgtcattttttaaatttctctCAAATTCACAAAAGCATATCGTACTTATGACATCAACCAAGtatatattttcttcatctcaaattataaattgatttcatcatattttttataaattaaaaaaatataattagtttTGTATGATAGTGAGAAATCAAGAGTCGTTTTATAAAATTACTCTTCATTAATACATGAAagttaaattaaagaattgaaagaagagagtgataaatagttaaaagtgtaatagaaaaaataatattaatgaacTATTTATACTGTAGaacgacttataatttaagacaaaaaatttcataaaattactTATGGTTTAGAATGGGAGGGAGTAGGCTCTTACTGACATTGATTGAgctttaatttttgtattttgtacaaataaacaaaattatataacaATAAATCCAACTCATCGTTTATATAATGCATACTCTTAATAATCTcaaattttggagaaatttaaagttttgaactcgtaaataaaaaatcataattgaGTCTAGTGAAAGTGATTGATCTGAAATATCTAAGAGCATCGTAAACTCCAAGGTGATGTAAGACCAAAATATTTTAcactattattatttaaagatATAGAAAGGATGTAACACTAATGCATTTGCCTCTGCATTTCTATTCAACTTAGTTGTATATGGAAAATGATGTGTAAATTCTTTCTCTCATGCACCACTCCattttgttctttctctctcactCAGTTTTTCTAGGGTTTTCATGTGAGATTGAGCATGAGAACATGACAAAATCTTTCGTAATCGTCATATTCTCTTTGATTTTCGTTTTGATTCCTCTCATACTGGATCTTTgaaaaagaaggaagaagatagACTGAGCTTCGAAGGTGTAAGAAGAGAGATCGAGCTTCAATTTCCATTTTTTCAtactttcatttcattttatttatgttttctctTCCATTTTGTTTCTGCTTTCACTTCATTCAAGAACAATAAAAGTAACAATTTTTACCATCTCTTTGAAGTGATTCGCGAAAGTGTAAGAAGATAAGAGAGGGTTTTAAAAGTTTACATTTTTATACTAAATTCTACTCTCTCTATTTGATACTTTaaggtattttttattttatttttgctacaTTGCACTtgaaagaaattatatttgtcaGAGGccttatgttttaatttttttgtgtgtatgaTTCAGTTATGGTTTAATGGTTAATATCCATATGTTTATGCTCCTGCTTATGCTTAAATTAAACACATGCAAGTGTATAGCTAAAACTTGTATGTTAGTGGTGTATATGCATGCACTTGTAAATGTTTTCTTGTTGTATTCTATGAATTTTATGTTTAAggcaaatttaaaataaaaataaaacttgagCAAACTCGACctaaattaaatctaaataaacaCAAGTAAACTTATGTGTAcattgttttatgtttatgtatatatttgtttatgtgtatgttaaataaaatatgtacgCTCATGTGTATGTCAATGTCCAATGTAAAGTTAATAAaattctaataaaataatactttgaaaCTCATAATAATTAATTGGAAATTTCCACTATTTGAAATAGTTAGATACATTTGAAAAGTTTCAAGTTGTGTTTGATCAGTTTAAATATTAAGATGTTGCCTATAGGGATTTCTTTGGGGAAATTGATTCCCCTTGCACTAGACTTGATTGAGAAAATATTAGgattttcattaaattttttaaaagattttttgatGTTACGAAAGTGTTTTCAGACTCAACACAACCATGTTtgcatgatattttttttccatttcgGTACAATTTTCACTGAACTTAAAAAATCAACCATAGACCTCAATGGTTGTTTTGCTCAAGTGGCTAGAAAAATGTTGAAGTACAACAAATATTagagtaaaataaaatgaacagACTTATTTACAAGATAACACTACCAACTATTTTTCTCAAGATTAAACAACCCTCTATtctaataaacaattaaatttattcttacgaaaaatgtttcaaatgagaggagtttttaaaatgagagatgagagggaTAATTAATGTCCATTAGATCAAATTAATGGTTTGGATTAAATTCACTTTTTGAGAATCCACAATATCTTGTTTTTACTTCGCTTCTTCCTCTTTCTGATAGAAAAACGCAAACACACTTCTCCAAACTGGAAGATATTTCTCAGGATTTGGAtccaatttttaataaaatcaagtAATTCCACGTGGCTTAGATTGTATATGTGAAACTTATTCCTGAATTAATTTCAGAGTTTAAACTTAACTCTACTATTCGTTTTCGCAATCACGACCCCTTTATAGTTTCTGATCCTTTTCTCTGTTGCggttctctttttcttttcataagcAATTAATCCTCCAAATCATTTATTTGGAATCTAAGTTTTCCTATAACAAAGCCATAAATCCCTAAATCAGATTATTGATCTAAAGGAAaactctagtttttttttttgttatttgtgtaggttttttttttttgccattaGTAGAACAATCATGAGTGAATGTTGTTGATTTCCATCGATGCATGACATTTGAGAAAAACTTTGGAGGAATTTTGGAAACGATTTCAAAGGAggaaagagagaagatgaagaggcTATGGAAACAAGAGataattgtgtttttcttttaagatgCGATTGTATTTCCTAATTAAATCATAGGCGTTGATTTAATCTGATGGACATTAATTAtccctctcatctctcattttaaaaactcctctcatttgatacatcctatatatatatatatatatatatatatatatatatatatatatatatatatatatatatatatatataaggtttgctacaatagacccaCCTCTTTTCATGAAGGTCTATTTTACAAGGTGTGCCTTTTCCTTTAGACACAAATATCCATATTTTTGCTTTTTGAGAAAGAGGAAAGGAAGGGACAAAAGTGTaattatctctctctctctctctctctctctctctctctctctctctctctctctctctctctctctctctcggtTCCCCTTCGGTTTCCTCTGTTATTCCTCCTTTTTTCCATTCTCTCATTGTTAGTCCTTAGATAATAAGGAATCAGAcatagaaaaatgaagaaaaacattATGCTTGCTTCATAGCTTCTTTGTTAAAAGCCACAGTCCTTTATTTTGCTTGAAAGAATTAGATAAAATGAAGTAGTTTCTTGATCTCTTCATTCATTCTCCAACAACAATCACCATCATAACACTTACTCACTTATATCTTTGGATTCAAAAAATTGTGAGTGTGattcaaaaaattatgaatgGGAATACCATCTTATTACCTTTTCACTTGtgaatttgattcaaaaaattggatttttttttcgcTTGAGTTTGATTCAAAAAATCGGATTAAGATCTGTtaaaactttgaaatttttgttatgGATTCAATTGggtttcaagaaattttggttatGCAGTGAGCTTTGtgattaggaaaaaaaattgtgttgaagGTGGCAATGGTAACTAGAAAGTTAGgtggggtttagcatgggaaaggggAATCggttcccaccatgggaaagtaaaTTTTCACCATTTGATTAAATGAGGAACACATTTTAATCCtactctctcaacactagatttttccaCATTATCTTCTACCATCACTCTCTCTCCTCCATGGTCAGTCACCCACCACCTCCAGCATAAGGCCACTGTTTCTGTCCAAGCTctcatcaacattgttcaattCTTCTTGAATTGCAAAcagtaattaaatttatttattatccaaATCTAATGAATTTTCAAATCTAATGAAGTTGTGGACACTGCAAGTCTACAACAACACAAATCAAAAGTTAATTCCGAGAGAAAAAAACATGATGGCTTACAATATTTCCTTTTGCATTAAGAACACAACTTCCACATACCAATTATGACTCATGAACAAAAAATaaggtaaaaattgaaaatgggtGAATTTTGGATTCGGATCGACAGTATCGTTCTCTACCGCAATACCTACCGCAAATATCTCACTGTTTGATTAACTTAATGGCTGGGATGTTAAATGTaattatggaatcaaaaaacacttcatttttttggGAGCAAGGATTAATAAACCCCACTTGCAACGAACCCAATCTACCACAAACTTGTTGGGTTgggttatttcaattttttttcttttcttctcaatttctaGTTTCATAACTTTGATGAGATTACTACTTTCTTCAGCCATTTATGTTTCTGCAGATTTATGactgtaaattttttaatgggGTTGAAGAAGACCGTGTGTTTTGGTGGTGGTAGTGGTGGTTGGTGAGTGgggacatgaaagagagagGGGGAAGATAGTGTAGAAAATGATCTAGTGTTGAGGGAATATGATAAGAGTGTGTTTCTCATTtgatcaaatggttaaaatttacTTTCTCATGGTGGGAAACAATCCCCCTTTTCCATGCTAAACCCCACCAGAaagttaatgaaaaaaaaaaagaatgggagaagaaaagaaaaaggggaacgagagagaaaatgaaagagagagtaagagagaacaaaaaaagagataaaaaaaaacattagtaatttcagtaaaaaaaaaacattaatgataaaataaaattacacttttgtcccttccttttctctttcttaAAAAGCAAAAATATGGATATTTGTGTCTAACGAAAAAGGTGCACTTTGTTAAAATAAACCTTCATGAAAATAGGTGGGTCTATTGTAAcgaacccatatatatatatatatatatataaaataacctGAAGATAATTAACAAAGAAAACCAttttaaaaacttattaaaCCTTTATGAATACATGCTTTATTAATTAAAggttaaaacaaaattacaccatcaatatttcattaattttatacccttaaattgtaatttttcaattatacccttaatcTCTCAATTACCACAACTTATATATTAATTGCATGCTCCATTATGATAATCTAATGTAATTCTTGTATTTCATGGACACCATTTTACCAAGGGTTCAAATTGTTTTCTAGtaataaaagcaaaa
It encodes:
- the LOC11423892 gene encoding protein LIM1, producing MKFFISYKTMSLLGFFLIMVTLVSQVQSSPCSSTFFSSLVQLIPCRGAVAPFSPIPPNDSCCNALRALGQPCLCVLVNGPPISGVDRNMASQLPDKCATSFDPCEIM